A region of the Clostridiales bacterium genome:
CACACGCCTATTTTTGAGCCTTTTCTCAAATACTTATGGCAGTTTTCGGCGAGGCCTCGCCATGTCACGATATTAAAAAAATCAGTCAGTCTTTCGCCGTCGGCGCTTAGATAATTGCGGTTTACGGCTATGGACATTCGGCAGTATGGGATGCCGCCCGTTGTTTGGGATAATTCGGGGTCGCGCGTCAGATTGCCTATTAATATTACTTTATTCATAATTACATATCCTTATTTTTAATCCAATCTGACTAACATATGTCTCAAAAAATCGTCTGAAATTTTAATTTGTCTGGCGATTTCCAAAGGCAACTCGGCAGGTCCCGTAAAATTCATAAGGACATAATAACCTTCGTTTTTGAACTTGATAGGGTAGGCGAGTTTTCTTACTCCCCATTTGTCAATCTTATCAATGGCTCCGCCCGCCTCTGTAACAATTGAAGAAATTTTTTGGATTGCGGCGTCTTTTGCCGCGTCGTCCAAACTAGCCGACAAAATATAAAGCAATTCGTATTTGTTCAAACTTTTTTTCACCTCCCGGACTAAAATGGCTTTGCGTTTTTAAATTTGCGCAAAGCAAGGCAATAAAACTTGCGGCTGTCTATTGGTGGGAGCTACAGGGATCGAACCTGTGACCCCCTGCTTGTAAGGCAGATGCTCTCCCAGCTGAGCTAAGCTCCCTAGTTGTTAGACAGCCGCTTTATCTTGGTGACCCCAAGGAGATTCGAACTCCTGTCGCCGCCGTGAAAGGGCGGTGTCTTGACCTCTTGACCATGGGGCCTTGATGTTGGTAGCGGCAGACGGATTCGAACCATCGACCTATCGGGTATGAACCGAGTGCTCTAGCCAACTGAGCTATGCCGCCACGCCGATATTAATCTTTTAAAGAGCGCGTCCAAAAAATTGGCTTTATCATTATATATTATTACGGCATTCTTGTAAAGAGTTTTTTTCAATCTTTGGCTTGAAAAATATAGCAAAGTCGGCTTTTTTAGGCTGTTTTTTATGTTGTTAAAGTATATTTTAATTGTCTTTTGGGCTTTTGTTTTGTTCCGTATCGTCCAAAGTTTTGCTTTTTTTTGCCGCGTATATTATAGCAAAAATTGGCCCGAGATAAAAAACAAAAACAATCAAAAAGTTAAAAATTAGTAATTTTTTTAGCGTTAAGTTTATTTTTGATATGTTAACAAAAGCGGCTATAGCGAGGATATATTGCGCTAAGACAATAACCGCCGCTATAATAACTTTTGTCGCGCTCAACGCCAAAATAACATTTTGCAAAAAGAACTCCTTATTCGCCGCCCAAAAATATCAAAAACCATTATAACAAAACTCTTAATATAGTCAACCAAAACCCGTAATATATAAATAACGGCAGATTCTAACAAACGCCTTTTGATATTTTGGCAACAATAATATGGCGCATATTAATTAACGATGAATAATAAAAAGCCGATAATTAATTATGGTTTTAAATGCTAAAAAAACTTATAAAAACAAAAAGCTCCCAAATTTATTTTGAGAGCTTTTATTAAGAATGGTTGCGGAGAGGGGATTTGAACCTCCTGACCTTCGGGTTATGAGCCCGACGAGCTACCGGACTGCTCCACTCCGCGATATCGCCTTTTCTGACGGCTTATATATTCTATAATGTTTATATTAATTTGTCAAGGCGTTGAGCGTTAAATTTTTTTGATATAATTTGGTACTTTTGGTTTATCTTTTAAAAACTATTGTTATACAATGTATTGACGGGAGTATTTTTTATGTTTTGTTCACATATTAAATATATTAAAAAACATATAAAAAATGTTTTGACATTGAAAAAGGCGTATGGCATAATTACAATGGTGGAAAGGTTGGTTTTTTATAAACCGTTTTTTTATAGCGGTTATCCGGATTGATTTTCCCTATAATAAAAATTGAAAACAAAAATTTTTATATATTGGAGGACGCTAAATTGAACACTTACGGCATTGAAAAATGGGGGATTTTAAATCCCTTAGCTGTTTATCGGAATTTATCGCCGGCCGAGCTGACAGAGCTTGCGCTGGAAACAGAAGACGCCAAGCTTATTGATAACGGCGCGCTCTTGGTCGCTACCGGCAAATATACAGGCCGCTCGCCCCATGACCGCTTTATTGTGGACGAAACGTCCATTACTAATGACATAGATTGGGGCGCAATCAACAAAAAGATTTCCGTAGATAATTTTAACAGGATTTTGGCCAAAATTACCGCTTATCTTAGCAACCGCGAAATATTTATTTTTGACGGTTTTGTGGGCGCCGATCCCAAGCACAGAATCAATATAAGAGTAATTAACGAATACGCTTCCCAAAACCTTTTTATGTATAATATGCTAATCCGTCCTAAAAAAGGGGAACTTGAGGGGTTTGAGGAAGATTATACTATCATATGCGCGCCCGGGCTAAAACTCGTGCCCGAGACGGACGGCGTTAATTCTGAAGCGGGAATTATCCTTAGCTTTGAAAAAAAGGTGATCTTGATAGCGGGGTCAAAATACGCGGGCGAAATGAAAAAGAGCGTGTTTTCTTTGATGAACTATCTCTTGCCCAAAAAAGGCATCCTGAGCATGCATTGCTCCGCCAATGTGTCGCTAGAAGACGGCTCTTCGGCGTTGTTCTTCGGGCTTTCGGGAACAGGCAAAACCACTTTGAGCGCCGACCCTAAAAGAGGCCTTATAGGCGACGACGAGCACGGCTGGAGCGACGAGGGCATATTTAACTTTGAGGGCGGCTGTTACGCAAAATGCATAGGATTGAGCGAGGAAAAAGAGCCCGAAATTTTTAGGGCGATTAGGTTTGGCGCGGTGGTTGAAAATGTTATAGTGGACCAAGACCGCCGCCCCGATTATGACGACGCTTCCATAACAGAAAACACCCGCGCGTCTTATCCTATAGAATATATACCCAACGCCGTAATCCCGGGAGTCGCCTCCCATCCCAAAACAATAATATTCCTAACGGCCGATTCGTTTGGAGTTTTGCCGCCTGTGGCCAAGCTTACCAAAGAACAAGCCATGTATTATTTTATCAGCGGTTATACGTCAAAACTGGCTGGAACCGAGCGCGGCATTATTGAGCCTCAATCCACTTTTTCCACTTGTTTTGGCGCGGCGTTTTTGCCTTTGCACGCCAGCAAGTACGCCGACCTTTTGGGCCAGAAGATAGAAAAACACGGCTCTGAAGTGTATTTGATTAACACCGGCTGGTCGGGCGGCGCTTACGGAGTGGGCAGCCGCATGAGCCTGAAAGTTACCCGCAGCATAGTGACGGCGGCCCTTAACGGCGACCTGGCCGATGTTGAATACGAACAAGAACCATATTTTGGATTGTTTATTCCAAGAAGCTGTCCGGGCGTGGACGCCAAGCTTTTAAATCCTATTAACACGTGGGCGGACAAAGACGCCTATATCAAGACAGCCAAAAAATTGGCGTCCGATTTTGTGAAAAATTTTGAGCAATATGCCGATATTGACCCTGAAATAAAAAACGCCGGGCCCAAAGTATAAATATGTAAAAATAATCGTCAAAAAATCCCCCAAAAGAAATGTTTTTGGGGGATTTTTAAGTATTTATATAAAATATTTATACAAAAAATCTAATATAATTTAGTTTTGCCTATTGACATGATGAAATTTTGAATTTAAAATGATATTTGGTGGATTTTGTTAAAATTTTATAACTTAGCCTAAAAGTTTTTGTTTAAAGGATGTCACTAATGATAAGGTTTGCAGAAACTAAGGTTAGTCCCGACGCAATCAAAAAAAGGGTTACTTATCTAAGTATTATTGCTTGGGCGTGTTTTTTGTTGAGTCTATTTTTATTTGTTTTTATGTGGGCATACGGCGCTATGCCCGAAAAACATTTTTTCATAAGCGGCGAAATCGCGCTTCTTGGAATGGTTATTCAAGCGGGTCTTTTCTTGGCCGGCACTA
Encoded here:
- the pckA gene encoding phosphoenolpyruvate carboxykinase (ATP), which produces MNTYGIEKWGILNPLAVYRNLSPAELTELALETEDAKLIDNGALLVATGKYTGRSPHDRFIVDETSITNDIDWGAINKKISVDNFNRILAKITAYLSNREIFIFDGFVGADPKHRINIRVINEYASQNLFMYNMLIRPKKGELEGFEEDYTIICAPGLKLVPETDGVNSEAGIILSFEKKVILIAGSKYAGEMKKSVFSLMNYLLPKKGILSMHCSANVSLEDGSSALFFGLSGTGKTTLSADPKRGLIGDDEHGWSDEGIFNFEGGCYAKCIGLSEEKEPEIFRAIRFGAVVENVIVDQDRRPDYDDASITENTRASYPIEYIPNAVIPGVASHPKTIIFLTADSFGVLPPVAKLTKEQAMYYFISGYTSKLAGTERGIIEPQSTFSTCFGAAFLPLHASKYADLLGQKIEKHGSEVYLINTGWSGGAYGVGSRMSLKVTRSIVTAALNGDLADVEYEQEPYFGLFIPRSCPGVDAKLLNPINTWADKDAYIKTAKKLASDFVKNFEQYADIDPEIKNAGPKV
- a CDS encoding single-stranded DNA-binding protein produces the protein MNKVILIGNLTRDPELSQTTGGIPYCRMSIAVNRNYLSADGERLTDFFNIVTWRGLAENCHKYLRKGSKIGVCGTLQTRSYEQDGIKRYITEIVAEEVEFLTPKSAQDSYEEKKSIQNIPPIEDDDLPF
- a CDS encoding 30S ribosomal protein S6 — protein: MNKYELLYILSASLDDAAKDAAIQKISSIVTEAGGAIDKIDKWGVRKLAYPIKFKNEGYYVLMNFTGPAELPLEIARQIKISDDFLRHMLVRLD